In Candidatus Acetothermia bacterium, one DNA window encodes the following:
- a CDS encoding HD domain-containing protein, protein MRLPTGARVYIVAVVVAALACILVFVPQAKLTPQFILVWLLLASIDFLCELFEVEVIAKRSTSAAMAVCTAAVYIGGAPLGILTVLLATLPAELLLCWKVLSKNKSLFAAYIGFNVGQLVISVTTAALVLKALGGTPPPYTTIWHFVPLSFAFITYTIVNKSAVALIVYLTEKISFVYQLKFYLRHLLTQLLSIGILGILIAVLYTLSPWYILLMLSPLTVVQASIRGYARLRQQAQQAFERIARVVGERDPYTGEHSTEVAKLAERLARALRLPEEETEQVAAAARVHDLGKIAVPDRILLKPTKLSPEEWAIMTRHPVTSAELLQGLEIYEGVLDIVKHEHEHWDGSGYPDGLAGKKIPLGARILAVADVWSALTSDRPYRKAYSKEEARRILQEMKGKELDPQLVDEFLKLVQ, encoded by the coding sequence ATGCGCTTACCCACGGGTGCTCGGGTTTACATCGTCGCGGTGGTGGTTGCCGCGCTCGCTTGTATCCTTGTCTTCGTTCCACAAGCTAAACTCACCCCGCAGTTCATCCTCGTCTGGCTTCTCCTTGCCAGCATCGATTTTCTATGCGAGCTCTTCGAGGTCGAGGTCATCGCCAAGAGGAGCACCTCCGCGGCAATGGCGGTGTGCACCGCCGCGGTCTACATCGGAGGCGCTCCGCTTGGGATCCTCACCGTGCTTCTCGCCACCTTGCCGGCCGAGCTCCTCCTTTGCTGGAAAGTCCTAAGCAAGAACAAGTCCCTCTTCGCTGCCTATATCGGGTTCAACGTGGGCCAGCTCGTGATCTCGGTCACCACGGCGGCCCTTGTGCTTAAAGCCCTCGGCGGAACTCCCCCACCATACACAACGATTTGGCACTTTGTCCCTCTATCTTTCGCTTTCATTACGTACACAATTGTCAATAAGTCGGCGGTGGCCCTCATTGTCTACCTTACCGAAAAGATCTCTTTTGTCTATCAGCTCAAGTTCTACTTGCGTCACTTGCTAACTCAATTATTATCCATCGGAATCCTCGGGATCCTTATTGCGGTTCTGTACACCCTTTCTCCATGGTACATCCTGCTCATGCTCAGCCCGCTCACGGTGGTGCAGGCATCCATCCGCGGCTATGCCCGGTTGCGCCAACAGGCCCAACAGGCGTTTGAGCGCATCGCCCGTGTCGTCGGGGAGCGTGACCCCTACACCGGAGAGCACTCCACCGAGGTGGCCAAGCTCGCGGAGCGGCTGGCCCGGGCCCTGCGCCTCCCGGAGGAGGAAACGGAACAGGTCGCCGCCGCGGCGCGGGTCCATGACCTGGGCAAGATCGCCGTCCCTGACCGCATCCTCCTCAAACCGACCAAGCTCTCCCCCGAGGAATGGGCGATCATGACGCGGCATCCGGTGACCAGCGCCGAGCTCCTTCAGGGCTTGGAGATCTACGAGGGGGTCCTGGACATCGTCAAGCACGAGCACGAACACTGGGACGGAAGCGGGTACCCCGATGGCCTGGCCGGCAAAAAGATCCCGCTCGGGGCGCGGATCCTCGCCGTGGCCGATGTGTGGAGCGCCCTCACCTCCGACCGCCCCTACCGGAAGGCCTACTCCAAAGAGGAAGCCCGCCGGATCCTCCAGGAGATGAAAGGGAAGGAGCTCGATCCCCAGTTGGTGGATGAGTTCCTCAAGCTCGTTCAGTAG
- a CDS encoding DUF5317 domain-containing protein: protein MVLLWAVVIGVLAGLLRRGSLAHLARLRLRGLWLIVMALVIQLLIFPLGSAGPLVTVGTVWLHLTSYLFLLVFTGLNRRYPEILVMGGGLLLNLIAIAANGGYMPASAEALRQAGLDRVAAALEQGTRQGNTVLMGPATRLNFLGDFLYLPAAVPLSSAFSIGDVVLAAGFVLLLARRMARPSPHPLPDPPPSEGEG from the coding sequence ATGGTCCTCCTCTGGGCGGTTGTCATCGGGGTCTTGGCCGGCCTGCTGCGCCGCGGGAGCTTGGCCCACCTCGCCCGGCTCCGGCTGCGGGGCCTGTGGCTCATCGTGATGGCATTGGTGATCCAACTCCTCATCTTCCCGTTGGGCAGCGCCGGACCGCTGGTCACGGTGGGCACGGTCTGGCTCCACCTGACCTCCTACCTGTTCTTGCTGGTATTCACCGGCCTGAACCGGCGGTACCCGGAGATCCTCGTCATGGGGGGCGGACTCTTGCTCAACCTGATCGCCATCGCCGCCAACGGGGGGTACATGCCGGCCTCGGCCGAGGCCCTCCGCCAGGCCGGGCTCGACCGGGTGGCCGCGGCCCTGGAACAGGGGACACGTCAGGGAAATACAGTGCTCATGGGGCCAGCAACGAGGCTCAACTTCCTCGGAGACTTCCTATATCTCCCCGCCGCCGTGCCCTTGAGCTCCGCGTTCAGCATCGGTGACGTGGTGCTCGCGGCGGGGTTCGTGCTCCTCCTCGCCCGGCGGATGGCTCGCCCCTCTCCCCACCCCCTCCCTGACCCTCCCCCATCTGAAGGGGAGGGTTAA